DNA sequence from the Alteribacter lacisalsi genome:
GAAAGCGACGAGTACAAAAAACACCGCGATCCGCCATTTCTGGACGCCTCTTTTTTTCTTTTTCATGACCCCACATCCTCCTTATGTTGCCAAGCCGCTACTGTGTTTTCGGTAACTTTACCCAATATTCCCATTATAGCGAGTTCAAAAAAAACATGTCAATCGGTGTCAGCGTTTTGTCAGTTCGTCCAGATCCATTTCATCAAGGCTGACCTGCTCCTCTTGATCTCTGCCGAAGTAATCCGGCGCTTTGTAAGCTTCCATCGTCAGAAAATTCATGTACTCCGAGGATTTAAGGCTCATCACGTCACCAAGCAGCCTGTGGATCCGGAACGGCTCTTCCAGGTCACCACGTTTAATGTCTTTTTGCCATTTTACCGTAGCGCACTGCCACACATCTTCAACCGTCACCTTTTCATAGCCGAACATCTGCCATTCCTCTGCTTTACTCTCGAGTGCCGGCATCAGTTCCTCTTTCCAGCTGTCAAAATTTGCACGATTCATGAACCTCTCTCCTCTCCATTGTTATCCGAAGAATCCGTAAGTAAACAATGTAACGCCCACTCCTGCAATAAGAACGCCAAAGCCGATCGCCATAAACGCAAGGCGGGTCGGGATAAAGAACAGGATCGCTGCGAGTGAGGCCGAGTAAGCCCCGGTCGTCGGCAATGGTACCGCCGTAAACAAAATAAGGCCGAGGGCCCCGTATTTCTCTACTTTTTCGCTCTTATTCATCGTCCGTTTATATAGCCAGTCATAAAAACGTTTATAAATGGCAAACCGCATCATAAACTGACTGATCGGTCTGAACAGAATTAAGATTGGCAGAATCGGCAGCAGATTTCCGATCATTCCGTAAATCATTGCCTCATACCAGGTAAGTCCCAGAATAAGTGCCATAGGAATGCCGCCCCGCAGCTCAAGAATAGGCATCGCCGATACGAGCACGACGAGGAGTTCCGGGGGTAAAAATGAAAAGTTCTCTAGAAAAAATTCCTGTAGTGTTTCCTTCAACGCCTGTCGCTCCTTTATGTATCACGATCATTTCGCCGGACTATAGGACAACTTGTCATGTCCGGCCCCCCATTCAGCATATACATCTTTAAGGAAAAAATCTATAACTGACCGAAAAAAAGCTGTAAAAATTGCCTGTCTTTTCTTCTCTCAGACAGGTGGCGTCAGTATAAAGTCATTTAAAAAGGCAGGGGCTGCTATGACGAAACAATCGTTTCTAAAAGGTGCGTTCATTCTGATCATTGCCGGGCTCATTACCCGGATTCTGGGATTTATCAATAAGATCGTTGTAGCAAGGATTATGGGGGCTGAAGGTGTCGGTCTGTATATGATGGCGGTTCCGACACTGCTTTTGGTGATTACCCTTACCCAGCTCGGTCTTCCTGTGGCCATTTCAAAACTTGTTGCCGAGGCCGATGCATCAGGGGACCGGGCCAGAATCAAACGAATACTTGTTGTCTCCATAAGCGTGACTGCTGTTCTGAGCGTTATTTTTACCACTGTCATGATATTAGGTGCCCCACTTATTTCAAGAACACTTCTGACAGACGCCCGTGCCTTTTATCCGCTCGTTGCCATTGCCCCGATTGTGCCGATTGTGGCCCTGTCATCTGTGCTGAGAGGCTACTTCCAGGGCCTTCAGAACATGAAGCCCACGGCCTACTCACAGGTAATTGAGCAGGTTGTAAGAATTACACTCGTTGCGGCCTTTACGACAGCACTACTGCCCTACGGGATTGAGTACGCTGCAGCCGGTGCGATGATCAGTGTGGTCATCGGGGAATTTGCGTCGCTTATGTACATGATTTATCAGTTCAAGCGCCGAAAGAAGTTCAGAATCCGCCGGCAGTTTTTCGAGCATGTGAAGGAAGGGCGCAAAACCTTTAATAATTTGATGGCCATTGCCCTTCCAACGACCGGGAGCAGGCTGATCGGCAGTGTGAGCTTCTTTTTCGAGCCGATCGTGGTTGCACAGAGTCTTGCCATTGCAGGTGTAGCCACAGTTGCTGCCACAACTCAGTACGGGGAACTGGCCGGATTTGTGATTCCCCTTCTTCTCCTGCCGACGTTTATCACTTACTCTCTGAGTGTTTCTCTTGTGCCGGCAATCAGTGAAGCAGCTTCTCAAAAACAGTACGGCATCATTCACCATCGGCTCGGTCAGGCACTGCGTCTCGCCCTGGTATCCGGCGCAGGTTCGGCAGTTCTTCTATACATGTTCGCTGAACCGATCATGACACTCATGTACGGCGCGCCGGAAGTGGCCGTCTATGTTGTGATTATGGCTCCTTTCAGTATCTTTCTTTACTTTCAGGGACCGCTCCAGGCTGCCCTGCAGGCCCTTGATCTTGCAAAAGCAGCGATGGTTAACAGCCTTGTCGGCGCGGTTGTAAAAATAGCCGCCATTTTTGTTCTCGCCTCCAGACCTGAGCTTGGCATTATGGGAGCAGCCCTGGCCATTGTGACCGGTTTTATTCTCGTGACCCTTCTTCACTTTGCCACACTTGTGAAAACGATCAGTTTCACGATTGATGTCAAGGAGTTTATCAAAGTGGTCGGAGCGATCGTCCTTGCTGGTGCCGCGGCCTGGTACGGACTCAAATATGTGGCCTTTTCTTCTGTACTTGTCTGGGATACGATTGCACAGATTACACTCACACTGATCGTTTATACAGCCGCCCTCTTTGCTCTCGGACTCATCAAAAGAGAAGAGGCACGCCGCCTCCCGGTTATCGGAAAGTATTTTTAAGAAGATAAGCAGAGAACGCTGAGCAATAAGCTCAGCGTTCCTGTTTTTCATCAATATAAAATTGATTCTCACCTGTCATCATGCAGTACGAAATCTTCTTAATATCCCTGTAGCCGAGCTTTCTAAGCTGCTGGCGAAGCCATAAAGGCGTCCGGTTCATTTTTTCCAGGTGCTGGTT
Encoded proteins:
- a CDS encoding post-transcriptional regulator, with the translated sequence MNRANFDSWKEELMPALESKAEEWQMFGYEKVTVEDVWQCATVKWQKDIKRGDLEEPFRIHRLLGDVMSLKSSEYMNFLTMEAYKAPDYFGRDQEEQVSLDEMDLDELTKR
- a CDS encoding COG2426 family protein; its protein translation is MKETLQEFFLENFSFLPPELLVVLVSAMPILELRGGIPMALILGLTWYEAMIYGMIGNLLPILPILILFRPISQFMMRFAIYKRFYDWLYKRTMNKSEKVEKYGALGLILFTAVPLPTTGAYSASLAAILFFIPTRLAFMAIGFGVLIAGVGVTLFTYGFFG
- the spoVB gene encoding stage V sporulation protein B, giving the protein MTKQSFLKGAFILIIAGLITRILGFINKIVVARIMGAEGVGLYMMAVPTLLLVITLTQLGLPVAISKLVAEADASGDRARIKRILVVSISVTAVLSVIFTTVMILGAPLISRTLLTDARAFYPLVAIAPIVPIVALSSVLRGYFQGLQNMKPTAYSQVIEQVVRITLVAAFTTALLPYGIEYAAAGAMISVVIGEFASLMYMIYQFKRRKKFRIRRQFFEHVKEGRKTFNNLMAIALPTTGSRLIGSVSFFFEPIVVAQSLAIAGVATVAATTQYGELAGFVIPLLLLPTFITYSLSVSLVPAISEAASQKQYGIIHHRLGQALRLALVSGAGSAVLLYMFAEPIMTLMYGAPEVAVYVVIMAPFSIFLYFQGPLQAALQALDLAKAAMVNSLVGAVVKIAAIFVLASRPELGIMGAALAIVTGFILVTLLHFATLVKTISFTIDVKEFIKVVGAIVLAGAAAWYGLKYVAFSSVLVWDTIAQITLTLIVYTAALFALGLIKREEARRLPVIGKYF